In Desulfobulbus oralis, one DNA window encodes the following:
- a CDS encoding acylphosphatase, whose amino-acid sequence MANKRIHASVTGRVQGVCFRYATREEALRLGLRGWVRNRADGSVELESEGEAAAVDELLAWLHHGPATALVWQVSCREITSAQPKELDFQIRPTV is encoded by the coding sequence ATGGCGAATAAGCGCATACATGCCAGCGTAACAGGCCGGGTGCAGGGCGTATGTTTCCGCTATGCCACCCGGGAAGAGGCGCTGCGACTGGGGCTCAGGGGCTGGGTTCGCAACCGGGCCGACGGCTCGGTGGAACTGGAAAGCGAAGGCGAAGCGGCAGCAGTGGACGAACTGCTGGCCTGGCTGCATCACGGGCCGGCCACGGCCCTGGTCTGGCAGGTGAGCTGCCGGGAAATAACGAGTGCCCAGCCCAAGGAGCTGGATTTTCAGATACGGCCTACTGTATAA